A segment of the Deltaproteobacteria bacterium genome:
TTCGCGCAACGGCGCCGCGCCGGTGGCGCCGCGCTGGCCGCGTTTGAACAGCGGCTCACCGGTGGTGTCGATGTAAAGTGTGAATCCGCGATCGGTTAGATGGGCTTGGATCGGAATATCCGGCGCCCGGGTGTCGACGCTAGGACGCTGATTCGACAAGCGGCGAATCTTGTCGCAGATCGCGTCTTTGATTTTGAGCGTGACGAAGTTGAGGCTGGTCAGTGGGCTCTTGGTGGCCGAGACATCGATGCGAATGGTGCGCGCTGGGTCGAAATACTGCGTCCACGGCAGGGCGAATGCGGTGCGATAAATATCGTCTTCGCCGGCGTAGCTCGCGCTGCCGACTCGCCACAGTACCCGGCTGGCGATGCGGCTCTCCAGATTAACGCGGTAGCACAGCGCGAAATTGCCGATGAACTCAACGCCGCCGCCCACCGCGTGAACTTTCTCCGCGCGCAGCTGGCGCAGCTCGTCTACCAACACCAACTCCAGGCCGCGCGGGCATGTGGCAAAGAATCTCTCCATGGTCCAGCAATTTCGACTGCGAGCAAGATTGCATGAGCCAGCACCGTTGTCGAGCACAGGTCAATGCGGTAGCGCTTTTAAACGTTGCGGCTCACTGATAAGGGTTGCCTAAATTTGAAGAGGAGAATTGCACCACGAAGGCGCGAAGCACACGAGGTTCGGAGAAGACTTTTTGATTCTTTTCTCTTTACCTTCATGATCTCGCGGTCAGATATAAGGTTTAGGGGCAGGGGGCTTGGGATGAAGAGATTTGCACTCGTATGTGTCTTGTTGGGCATCAGTTTTGGGCAAGGCGCGGCAGCGGAGAAGATCAAGTTATCGATCTCTTCGATCGACGTTTCGTTCTTGAACGCCGGTATCGCGCAGCAGCGCGGATTCTTCAAAGACGAAGGCCTCGATGTCGAAGTGATCCGGATGATTGCCAACGTGTCGATCAACGCCTTGGCCTCCGGTGACATTGATTATTCCATGGTATTTGCCTCGGTGATTCGCGGTGCGATGGTTGGTTTGCCGATGCGGGTGGTGGCTAATTTCATGGACAGCTCGACCCATGTGCTGTTGGCGCGGCCGCAATTCAAATCGGTGAAAGAGCTCAAGGGGCGAACCCTCGGCGTCAGTACCTTCGGCGCAACCGCCGAAGTGGCGGCCAAGATGATGATTCGCCAGGGCGGTATCGATCCGGACAAAGAAATGAAAGTGGTGCCCTTGGGCTCGACGGGGGCGCGCTTCGCGGCGTTAAAAGAAGGCATCGCCGACGTTGTTGTGCTCTCGCCGCCGGCCGACTCAGAAGGTGTCAAACAGGGCTTCAACGTCGTGGCGCGCGCGCATGAAGCGTTTCAAATGCCTTTTAGCGGCTTGGGGACCAATCTCAAGCGCTTAAAGGAGCGTCCCGATGAAGTGAAGCGGATGATCAAAGCGTTTATTCGCTCGAGCCGCTACGTGCGCCAAAACCGTGAAGGCGCCGTGCAGACGCTGATGAAATGGAGCCGCACCGACCGTGAGAGCGCTGAAGCGACTTATGACTCGACTTGGAAGATCTTCACCGAGGATGGCAACATGTCGCAGGACGGATTGAAGTTGGTGATCGATCAGGGGCGAGAGTCGAGCAAAATCACCCGTGCCGTAGCGATCTCAGAAGTGGCAGAGTTCGGCCCGCTGCGCGAAGCGCAGAAAGAGTTGGGAATAAAGCCGAGATAAGAGTGGCCACAAAAAGCGCAAAATAGAATCCGACATAGGGGCGGGTTTCAAACCCGCCCTCCGAATTTTCATCGTCGGGAGAATGCCGGCAAGTTGGAAGGTGGCTCTCCATGTTTAGCATCAAACTAGTCCTCTCCCCATTTTGTGCCCTCTGGGCTCTTTGTGGTTAAACCGCCCGAGTGTTTTGATCTTGATTCCCATCCGTTGGCTGTGATTTACCTGTGACGATCGGTTGTGGAGGCTGCGTCATGGACAGTCGGTCAGCGTTTAGACTCGTTCTCGTCGTTCTTTTGCTCTCGTGCGGTGTCGCCTCCGCTCAAGAGTCCTACTACAAAGGCAAACAGGTCACCTTTCTCGTCGGCGCGCCGCCGGGCGGTGGCTTCGACACGATGACGCGCATTGTCGCGCGCCATCTTGGACGCCACATCCCCGGGAATCCGATCGTCGTCGTGCAAAACATGCCCGGCGCGGGTACGGTGATCGCGGCTAATCATCTCTACAATCGTTCCAAACCGGATGGGCTCACCATCGGCGTGTGGGTCGGCAGCCTGGCGCTGCAAAAGTTCATGGGTGGCCCCGGTTTGGAGTTCGATCCGCTTAAGTTCGAATGGATCGGCGTGCCGGTGCAGCAGACGATGCTGTGCGCTTTCACCAAAGCTAGCGGCATCAACTCTATGGACAAATGGTATGCGTCCAAGACCCCGGTGAAGATGGGCGGGCAGGTGCCCGGGACGCGGCCTGACGATATTTCGTCGATCCTCAAAGCGGCGCTGAATCTGCCGATTCAATTGGTCCAGGGCTACAAAGGTACTGCTGATATCACGATGGCGGCCGAAGCGGGGGAGTTGGCGGGACAGTGTACCAGCTGGCAAGGCTTGAAAAGCAGTTGGCGCCGGCAGTATGAGGCCGGGGATGTGCACGTTGTGCTGCAAACCAATCGGAAATCGATTCCTGAATTGACACACGTGCCGCTGGCGATTAGCTACGCCAAGACTGAGGACGCCAAACAGCTCATCGAAGTCGGTATCCACGATCTGAATGCGATCACGCTGGCCTATTCCGCGCCGCCAGGAACGCCGAAGGACAAAGTGCAAACGCTGCGAAATGCGGTCGCTGCGACGTTGAAAGACCCGGCGTTTCTCGCTGATGCGAAGGCGGCGCAACAGGATGTCGATCCCATAGGTGGCGAAGATCTAGCTGCGACAATTGCCGGGTTCAAACGCATTCCCGGGCCAGTGATGGCCAAGTTGGCCGAAATATTGTTGCCGAAGAAATGACGAACCTGGATGCCGGCCTACGCCGGCATGACGATAACACGCAACGGCGATTCACGAGGAGAACAATGCTGCTGGCTGAAGAAGAACTCGAACGCATGCACAAGCGCTTTCCTTACCCGCGCTTTTCCAAGGCGGAGTACGAGCGCCGTTATCGCAACATCCGCGCGATGATGAAGGAAAAGAACCTCGATTGTTTGCTGGTCGTCGGCGGCTCGGCGGCCTACGGACGGCTCTGGTTCAATTTCCGTTACGTCACCAACATGATGGGCAAAGCGGAGCAGGCCAACTATTGTTTCATTCCCAAAGAAGGCGACCCGGCAGTCGTGACGCGCCCTGGCCATTCTCTAGCCGGCGGCATGCTGGCGCGCTCGGCATTGCGCAACATCATTGTTGGCCAACCTAGCGTGCTCGGCTCCATCGTCAACGAGATCAAAGACAAAGGCTACGATAAGGGCCGCGTTGGCATCGTCGAGTACGATCCCTATGTATCGATACCGCACAACCATTGGGAGTTTTTCACCAAGAATTTGCCGCAGGCCGAATTCGTCATCGTCACCAAAGAGTTCGTCGCGGTGCGATTGCTCAAGAGCCAGGAGGAGATCGACGCGCTGGAGAAATCAGCCGAGTACGGCGACGCGACGATTCTTGCCATGGCCGAGCGGGTGAAGCCCGGAATGACCGAAGGCGAGCTATTTGGCATCGCGCACGAGGCGGCCATGAAAGCCGGCGGCGAGATGGGCATGATTCAGTTGGGCT
Coding sequences within it:
- a CDS encoding aminopeptidase P family protein, with amino-acid sequence MTNLDAGLRRHDDNTQRRFTRRTMLLAEEELERMHKRFPYPRFSKAEYERRYRNIRAMMKEKNLDCLLVVGGSAAYGRLWFNFRYVTNMMGKAEQANYCFIPKEGDPAVVTRPGHSLAGGMLARSALRNIIVGQPSVLGSIVNEIKDKGYDKGRVGIVEYDPYVSIPHNHWEFFTKNLPQAEFVIVTKEFVAVRLLKSQEEIDALEKSAEYGDATILAMAERVKPGMTEGELFGIAHEAAMKAGGEMGMIQLGSSPMDDPDINDQRPRPVERVIGPRDFINNEIGIFHNGYESQTGKPIITGAPPKWFEEMFELALEAYKRIEPTLRVGRTSEDSLNAGRVVLDSGYEYYGGFLQGMLGANPRHEPQIGYDRVQSSEDRFLFEADGKLTYKPGMMFTLQVHLIDKAHTRSLFLGDSYAITESGAKCLNKVPPQYFRAK
- a CDS encoding ABC transporter substrate-binding protein — its product is MISRSDIRFRGRGLGMKRFALVCVLLGISFGQGAAAEKIKLSISSIDVSFLNAGIAQQRGFFKDEGLDVEVIRMIANVSINALASGDIDYSMVFASVIRGAMVGLPMRVVANFMDSSTHVLLARPQFKSVKELKGRTLGVSTFGATAEVAAKMMIRQGGIDPDKEMKVVPLGSTGARFAALKEGIADVVVLSPPADSEGVKQGFNVVARAHEAFQMPFSGLGTNLKRLKERPDEVKRMIKAFIRSSRYVRQNREGAVQTLMKWSRTDRESAEATYDSTWKIFTEDGNMSQDGLKLVIDQGRESSKITRAVAISEVAEFGPLREAQKELGIKPR